The DNA window GCTTTGTCTCTACTGCCAAAAAGCCTGGCActaaaaatgctgaaaacttCTTGTGGCTGAGTGGCAGCAAGCTATAATTTACTGCATTCTGGCTTCTTTCACATTCAAGAATTGCTTCACTTCTGAGAAGAAAGACCTGTTATTTGTCAGCCCCATGTAGCCACTCCTTCCAGCCATCATATTTCCATGTTATGTTAAACAAATTAATTCATTCCCGTCTTCCTATCTGCTCCTCTGAAAAAGCTGGTCTATTCCCAAGAACTGATAGTCAGCCTTTCACAGCAACATCATTaccaattttctttttaaagccacGTAATGGTCAAGTTCCTTTCAGTAAAAATCCagaattattttgctgttgCAGCCACATCCCTTAAATTGATTCAGAAAGACCTGTCTGTCTGCTGGCTTTTCACAAGCACCTTCCCCACGCCTCTGGCTGATGGTACATCATGGATTTCCAGCCCATCCATTGCAGCGTCTGGCTGGCTGCTAACAAAAGCTCTGCCTGGGTTTAGGATGCAGTCAGGTCCCTGGGCAAGTTGAGCTGTATTGCCTCTCCTCCTGGAGTGTACTTGGCCACTGGCCCATTGCCTTCCATGGTGAAGAGCTTGCAAGTCTTCGTATTCTCATGGACTGGTGTGGACTTCTTGGAGGAGATGGGAGAATTTGTGGGGCTCAGCTGAACGGCAGTGGTGTCCTGCACCGTGTGCTCGCTAGTTTCAATTTCAAAGGCTGTGTTGCCAGGTTTGATGAGCCCAATGTTGGAACCTGGTTTGGATTTCCTGGCCCCATAAGCTGGGGGCCTCCGGCTGCAGATGCAGCAGGCACCAAAGAACATGAAGGCCACCACCAGCAAGATAGGTCCGATGATGATGGGAGGGTTGTTCACAGGGAGGAAGGTCCCAAAGGCAAAAGCTCCTACTAAAGTGATGTTGATCCCTGCTAGCATGATGCAAA is part of the Phaenicophaeus curvirostris isolate KB17595 chromosome 8, BPBGC_Pcur_1.0, whole genome shotgun sequence genome and encodes:
- the TMEM275 gene encoding transmembrane protein 275, encoding MFSEKSSASLSQKPIQKKTRPQGLPSPALCCACGLCIMLAGINITLVGAFAFGTFLPVNNPPIIIGPILLVVAFMFFGACCICSRRPPAYGARKSKPGSNIGLIKPGNTAFEIETSEHTVQDTTAVQLSPTNSPISSKKSTPVHENTKTCKLFTMEGNGPVAKYTPGGEAIQLNLPRDLTAS